A region of the Legionella sp. PATHC035 genome:
CAGAAGCAGCTCATTGTAAGTTATTGTATTTACTGAGTAAACGATTAGAAATTTTAGAAATAAAAAAGCTGATGGAAACCGATCTTTGCGGTGAATTGACTTCTTAGCTAAATAATTTTCTATCCAGGCTACCAAACGATTCAAAATTTTCCCATCTCCCAGCGGAGAGATGGGATTTTTAACGCCGCAAATTACATTGTTAGCGCTACTTTCTCTTCTTCCTTTTCTTTTTTATCGTGGGCTCGGGCTTCAATTTCTTCAAATGCATTGTCCATTGCAACTTTTAATCGCCCACGACTTGGTTTTATCGTGGGCGCTTTGACACGTGCAACAGCGATCAAAGTGACTTGCACCGGTATCGAGTCAATGGGTTTGGATTCTTCGCAAATTTCAGCATTTTCTCTATGAATAGCTTGTATTGCTTCAATAACAAATGTCTTACGTAAACTTTTATAATCCGGTTTGTCTGGATCTAACCCCCCGAGTTTTTTCTTACAGATGAGAATATTTTTCATCAGGCACTCTTCTTTTTTGGCTCTGATTTCTATCGCTGTAGAGTTACTAATGGAATTGGTCACTTTTTCATATATTTTCGCGAGCATCCCTTCTTCTGGTGGACAAATAATATGTTCGCCCAAATAATAGGCTGCATGAGCGCACAGTAGATTAAACGGATCATCATCATCAGCGACATCGATAAAAGTAAAGGATTTTTCACCGTTTTCACTTTTCTCATTTTTCTCAGATTTCTCTACGAGACAACGGTAGAATCGATCCAGGGTTGAATTAAGGTTAGCTAAGGTGCTATTCAAATCACCGCGGCTCCATGACTTTTTTGCACGCATCCCTTCAACTGCGCTATCTATGTCGCTAATGAGTCCCTGCAAAGCGGTTAAATTTTCTTTATCTGTATCTTTTGCTACAAAGTCTGCAACTAATTTTTGCAGAGTACGGGTTATATTTCTTTGCTGCTCAGAATGTTTGGTATCTCGAAAAAATCCATATAACATCCCATTATCATCAGCAATTGAATCTTCAATTGATTTATTTAAAACGCGGTCAATAAGTGCTTGGACTGTTCTAACAAATATGGTCATCGCTCTACTCCTTGAACTGTAATTTAGTTATCATACCTGTACTATTGAGACAGACTTTTCATTGCATAGCTGTCATTGTGCTTAACCTAGGAATTCATAACTCCATGAACTTACAAATTATTATTTTAGCTGCAGGACAAGGCAAACGAATGTATTCTAGTACCCCTAAAGTACTTCACCAAATTGCTGGGAAGCCTATGCTGACTCGGGTAGTAGAAACCGCACAACAACTAAATCCTGATGTAATTCATGTTATATACGGTCATGGTGGTGAACAACTTAAGAACTCACTCCCTGACTTACCTGTGCATTGGGTCTATCAAGCAGAACAATTGGGTACTGGACATGCAGTCATGCAAGCCTTACCGTTTATTCCACCACAAACACAAGTACTTGTTTTATCTGCTGATGTACCACTTATTCAAGCAAATACGTTGCACGCTTTAATCGAATGCAGCAATACAGCAAATTCCTATAAATCCGTTTTGGCACTTTTGGTTGCTCATCTCGAAGATCCTAGCGGTCTTGGACGTATTATTAGAGACAACCAAGGTGAAGTTTCCATCATTGTAGAAGAAAAAGATGCAAATGAGCAAGAAAAGAATATAAAAGAAATTTATTCTGGGATTTGTTGCGCATTATCTGATGACTTGGCCTCTTGGCTGCCCAAACTGGGTAATGACAATGCTCAGTCTGAGTATTACCTAACGGAAATTATTGCTTTAGCGGTTGCCAGTCAAACCCCAATTAAAACACTGAGTGTAAAAGATAGCGCAGAAATTCAAGGTGTCAATAACCGGTTACAATTGCAGCAATTAGAACGCATATGGCAGGTGCGACATGCAGAACAATTATTGCAGCAAGGGGTGATGCTTGCTGACGCCAATCGCGTTGATGTACGCGGTGAGTTAGTCTGTGGTAAAGACGTATTCATTGATATTAACTGTGTATTTAAAGGAAAAGTAGTGCTTGGCGATGGCTGCTCTATAGGTCCTAATTGCGTACTCACCGATGTCAGTTTGGGAGCAGGTTGTGAGATTTATGCTAACAGTGTTTTAGAGGGGTGTACTATTGCGAATGATTGTACCATCGGCCCTTTTGCGCGCTTAAGAACAGGCACCGAATTGGCGCCACACTGTAAGATAGGTAATTTTGTGGAAACCAAAAAGGCTGTATTTGATGAGGGTTCTAAGGCAAGTCATTTAAGCTATTTGGGTGATGTAACTCTTGGAAAACAAGTGAATGTGGGGGCTGGTACGATTACCTGCAATTACGACGGAGTGAACAAACACAAAACCATTATTGAGGATGGCGTTTTTGTCGGTTCAGATACTCAGCTCGTTGCTCCAGTAACAGTTGGTGCCTATGCAACTATAGGCGCCGGCAGTACGATTCGTAAAAACGTACCCCCTGGTGAGTTGACACTCACTGAATCAAGACAGAAAACGGTTTATGGCTGGAAGAGACCGGTGAAAAAATAAGTGCTCACGCTGGATGACTGGAAAGTCAGATTTGCGCTCAACCCAAGCGAAAATCTGACTTTCCAGCCAAATTCAATGACACTCCTAAGCCCGTCATCCCGAAGTAGTGAGGGAGCTCCACTTTGTAGCACGTTGATTACTCTCTTGGATGACGTCAAAATCCTCCGAGGTCGCGCCTCAATCATACTGTAAAGCCAGTGACTTGTTTTTTTCCATATAAGCACAGAACCACAAAATAAATGGTAAAAAAATCAAGGCCATAAATAATTTATAATGCCAAACATTTGCTACTAAATTAATAATTTGATCATACGGATAGATGCCGCCGAATAGTAAACTATAGTCAATCAAACATAATAAAGAAGTAGAACAAAAATTAGCGATTAAAATACGTAGTGGACGATGAAAGCTCCATTTGGAATGTTTCAAATAATGGAGCAGCATAGCATTACTGATAAACCCAATAAACAAGGTCAGAGAAGCAGTGGGTAATCTCTTCAACATAATGTAGTTGTAAAAAGGATTCAAATTAAAAAACGTTGGAGAGGGCAAGGCTACAAGCCCCATCAGTAAAACATCGAAGGTAAATTGGGTGGCAATGAGTATCAGGCATAATTTTAGATTGACTCGATAACCCCAAAGTTCACCGAGAATGGTACTAATTACTAGGGTAATGGGAAAAAATAATGAGCTTGCCGAGAGCACCATATATTTATTGATAATGGTTACTATTCTGTATTCGCATGCCAAACAAATAAGCATGACCACAATCGCAATACAAATAAAGTAATGATATAAGGGTAACTCCTCTCTGCCGCGGTCAGGAAAAAATAAGTTTTGGTGTTTCAATAATAAAGTCAGATAGAAAACACCGATAAGCAGCAGTATCAGTGAGGTAATCATCAATGAATCAATAAAAATGAGTTTGAAACTTTGAAGATGGGTTCCAGAAAATAAGAGAAAAAAGTCCAGTCCAAAAAAACTGATGCCACCTAATACTGCAAGAAGCATGCATTGCTTGGGAGTGGGTGACGATTTACTGGATTTAGGATAAACCAAGAGATGGGGCAGGTAAAAGCTCAAGGCAAAAGCAATCGTGGTGGCAAAGAACTTTTTAGGTATGTCTTCAAAAATAATTTGATAAACCGAATTATCATGCATGTACTCCGCTGCGGGTAAATTGATTAGGACATAAACGCCAATACAATAGAGATACAAGGTCATTAGAGACATATTGAGCATGTGTCTTTGCTCTTTAATCGTGCAATTTCTTAATGCTAATAAATACAAGCCTGCTATAAGTGGGCAGATTAAACCATTTACAGAAAATATTAGCCCTTGAATAAGTACAATTTTAAAAGAGACATTGATTAATAAAATCAGGGAGGTAATTACACCTACAGTCAGAAACAAAAAACAGCGTGAATGCTGTGAAGGCAATGATTGATTCATATTTATCGGATTTCCATAATTGTTCCTTGGCCTGTGCTGATAATTGCCCTGTAATGAACTAATTCGCGCGTAAATATAACACCATTGCATTTAATATGGCAATAGTTGGCCAGTTTTGCTTAAGGCAGGGATTCTGTGGGCTTAAAAACGGAATTTTTTATAGAAAACAGGCATAAATTAAAATGTTCACGAGAGTAAGAGGAGCGCCGATTTTTATGAATTCAAAGAAACCAAAGCCTCTAACACCTCTTTTCTCACAATTTTGAATGATAATAATATTACTTGCTGCTCCTAAAATTGATAAATTGCCTGCAATGGTACTTCCTGCCGCTAAAGCCAATAAACTTGAATCAGAAACACAATGGTGCAGGAGTAGTGGTAAATATAAGACGACTAACGGCACATTGGAAATAAATTGACTTAGAATGATGCTGATTATCAAGATAACAGGAACTGCTGTAACCGAAAGTTGAGCATGATTGATTCGCGTTTGAAAGAAACCACTATCCCATACGCTTTGCATCAGAATAAAAATACTCGCGAAAAAAATCAAAGTGCCCCAATCCAAACGTTTGAGGAGTTCCCATCGGAGTTTACTAAAAAAAATTGGCAAGGATGAGATAAGTGCCAGGTAACTAAAATTTAAGTGGATAGGTGATTGTATGGATTCAAAAATTATTTTAAGACTGATTAGAAAAAAGAAAATGATGAGGCTCAATCGAACTAGGGTTATTGTATGATGATCATTGACAGACTTAGGAATAGGCTTTTCTATAGGTTCATTTAGGATTTCTCGATATAAAAAATAAATAAAAAAATAAGTAATGATAAGATTTATTACAGTGGGTAATGCCAAGAGTCTTATGAATTGAAAAAAAGGCGATGGCATGTTTCCTTTTACAGCAATCAATAAATTTTGTGGATTACCGATGGGAGTGAGCGTACTGCCAATAGTGATTGAAAAGGCCAGTGCAAAAAGTAGCGGTTTAATTAACTTTTTATGTGATTGACACAATTGGAGAATAATGGGGGTGCCGATGATGGCAATTGTATCATTCATAAGCAAAGAAGCACTTAAGCCCAGAATAAACAGAATAACGATTAAAGCCTGTTTTCCTGTGTGGGCATGAAAAAATATTCTATCAGTTAGCTGTTCTAGATAACCACTGTCTTCGGCTGCTTGGGCGATGAAAAAAACCCCAAACAGATAGAGCATCACCTCCGGTTCAATTGCGGCAATTGCCTGAATTGGAGTGATTTGCCGCAATAATAGCGCTAATGCAGCACCTACCGTAGTTATTAGCCAAATGGGAATGATGACATGACTCATTCTACGAATAGCAATTCCAATTAAGGTGATGAAAAGAATCAGGATTGCTGCAGGCATTCTTTAATCACCTTAATTGATTAGTTGTATTCGAGTGACGCATATTCCTGTGATGATTGCGAGGCAGATAGTTCTTCATTTTTCGGTGGTAGGCTACCAGCATTACCTACGAGCTTAGGGCGCTGTTTGGTAGAAAATAAACTGTTGGCGGTGATTAAAGTCCCAGTTTTTTGGGGAATTAATCGTTTCGCATCTGTCACCGAGGGTGCTCTTACTGTTTTCAAATCATCTGCAGGAGGCAGAACTTTAGTTAGCGACTCAGGGGGAAGCTCAATGATCCTGCCTGTTTCATGTAAACCCACTTTCGAATTTCCTTTTGCCAAGATGACCTCGTAAGCTACATTGTTTCGTTCTAGCCATAATTTAAGTGCAGTAACAAACGTCCAAAAGTCTTCCTTTTTACTCAAGGATAATAGAAATTCAGATAATTTTATAGGTAAGCCGAACCGGTAGTTTAATAAAACCGGAAGGGTATATTTAACAGTGGCAGCAATAGGCTTATGCGCTGTGGTAAGTGATTTAACTGGTTTTGCCGCTTCCACTATCTCTAGAATGTAGAGTAAATCACTGCGTATGTCAGGCCAAAATTGTTTAATCACAGGATCATTGACTGCATTTTTAGGGCTAAGAAACATATTGGGTAAAAGAACTCTTGCCGTTTTCTTGAAAAAACCGGGTTGTGTGACTTGTACTTGCTCTAAATCACTTTCTAGTATGTTCGTCAAGAATTTAAAAACGGTGGATAGAGGGATGAATGGTTTTGAGCCTGGTGGCTGTTTAAAATCAATAGGTATTCTTTTCATCAATCCTGCAAACGCAACATCAACAGCAAATCGTTTCATACGATCAAAAATAACTAAAGGGTCGACAGGTATTGCGCCTTTTGCGGATCGAACTAAGGGTAAAGCCATGTACGATGCAAGATTAATATGTGTCAAAAGGAGTAAATGGCGTAAGGTTCTGAGGTAAAGATAAGGAGGAGTTCCCACCGTGGACTCAAGCCCATAATCCATCAAAGTTGACGCGGCGGTGTAGGTTAAACCCAAAGACAGTATCGATTCTGACTTCATGGCCTTATGCCGCTCGCAGCGTTCTGGTGTGGCCATACGCGTAATATATTCACCATAAAAATAGATGGCTAATACCCAAGAAATTTGTTCGCCACCATAAGGAAATTTGCTAATTCCCCAAAGTAAGAGATCATTTAGCATCAATACTAAAGGCTCACGCAGAGAACCTTTAAATTTACGTTTAAAATTACAATCTTCTTCTGTTTCGCCGCAGAGGGTTGGAGGCGGAGGAGTCTGTTTTCCTTTGTGTTCATTAAAAGCTGAGGAACCAAATACATCAAGAGCCAAAGTATGTGCTATTAATTTAGGTGCTTGTCTGTAGGTATATGCCTGAACTCCATAGTTTATTAAAGCCAAAGTCGGTAAAACTAAGGAGTAGGGTGACAGCCCAGTTGTTGAATCTTCTTGATAGTTCTGGCGAACGTAGTTTTGTATTCCGTTGTTGACAAAATGTACTGTAGCTACGGGTAAAACATCATAGAAAAGTATATTTCCTGCTCCATTGACGATTTTCATCACTGGCGGCGTAACTACAGCAGGAATCGCCTCACGTAAAGCTAAAACTTGCTCAACTACATAAAATGCTGTATTCGCAGCATAGGTTATGGTTTGCTTTATCGGTGCATTATTCCAAACCCATGTTGCTCCATTGCCAAATGATTTGGCTCCATTAACGGTAGATGTCCACCAGCTCATATGTTTGCCCTCCCTGCAACAACGAAATTTTATTGTAGGGGTAAAAATTCAGAAATGCTAGTCTTTTTCTCATGAAGCGCAGGAACATAACATGTTGCTACGATTCTATTAAGATCAATTTGTCTAAAAACAAAGTGGGTTATTCTTTATCTTTCAGCTCAACGATTTCAATGTCATTACTGATTAATTGACTCTTCCAGGGCAAGTCATGATAAGTTTGACCTTTTTGCAGGGGTAAGATGGGGTATTTGATCACATCAAAAAAGGGGGACAGATCAAAGTCGCTAGGGGTATAAAGACGGGGATTTCGGTGGATTAAGGCATAGCCTGTTTTATCTTTTTTTATCAGCGGCAAAATAGGGTAGTTTACCGATTGAAACACATAAGCAATCATCGAAGAACATATATCCTCTGTGGGTTGCAACATATTGTGCTGGAATAAAGAAGAGCGCCACTTACGTGGAAAAAAACTCCAAGGAAAAATAAAGCGTGCCAGATCAAAAAGATGCCTTAAACTGTAGTATTTGCCAATTTTATGAATGGCGGCAGCAATCACTTTTTCTTTATCCTCGGGGAGAAGTAAGGACGGTCTTAAAATGCGGATGTGATCATTTTTATATTCATCAACACAGGAAATGCGAGTTCCTTCGCCAAGGACACTCTCTATGATGAGCTGATCTGAAGTCAGATTTGGAGAATTTTTTTGTACTATTTCACGTAAAGACGGATCAGTAATGTCCTCAAGGCGCCCAATATATAAAGCAGCGTGAGTCCAGGTACTTTCGGAAATGAGGCGAATAATATTACCCATACGGGTATGGCTTTCTACCAAGAGCACATCTCCAGGTTTTATTTCCTGGGTGAATTGCTCGAAATCATACAGATAGGTTCTTTTGGTTACGTTATCTTCCTTTGATAAAAATTGGTAACATTTTAATAAAATGAAATTTATAAAAGTGTTTCTAGTGCTTTCTTTCATTGTTGTTGTCCGTAACTTATATTTTTATCCAACCCTCATCCGCCCTGCGGGCACCTTCTCCCCTGGGGGAGAAGGGATATCTCTTAGCTTAATGGCAGTGGCGTAATTGTTCACAGCCATCAATGATGCAATATTCCCTCTACCCCTTGTGGGACAGAGCTGAGGTGTGCGCCCTCAATTTCTCATCCGCCTGCGGGCACCTTCTCCCTTGGGGAGAAGGGATATCTCTTAGCTTAATGACAGTGGCGTAATTGTTCACAGCCATCAATGATGCAATATTCCCTCTACCCCTTGTGGGACAGAGCTGAGGTGTGCGCCCTCAATTTCTCATCCGCCTGCGGGCACCTTCTCCCTTGGGGAGAAGGGATATCTCTTAGCTTAATGACAGTGGCGTAATTGTTCACAGCCATCAATGATGCAATATTCCCTCTACCCCTTGTGGGACAGAGCTGAGGTGTGCGCCCTCAATTTCTCATCCGCCTGCGGGCACCTTCTCCCTTGGGGAGAAGGGATATCTCTTAGCTTAGTGACAGTGGCGTAATTGTTCACAGCCATCAATGATGCAATATCCCCTCTCCCACAGGTGGGAGAGGGGTAGGGGTGAGGGTGTTCTTCTTCCCCTATAGAGAAAAAAAATTCTCTTATAAATTCTTATCCGCGTACTCACAAAGCTCCTGGATGATGCATGTCTTGCAGTGAGGGCTTCGTGCCGTACACACGTATCGTCCATGCAAAACCAGCCAATGATGGGCATCTTTTAAAAATTCAGGATCTATGTTTTTTACGAGTGCTTTTTCCACCGCTAAAGGGGTTTTCCCTTTAGCAAGTCCAGTCCGATTTGCTACTCGAAAAATATGGGTGTCTACTGCAACAGTGGGTTCACCAAAGGCTGTATTTAGAATGACATTGGCGGTTTTGCGCCCCACTCCAGGTAGAGACTCCAATTCTTCACGTCCATTGGGAACTTGTCCATCATACTTTTTAACCAACAAAGCACAGGTTTTGATAATATTTTGTGCTTTGCTGTTATAAAGACCGATTGATTTAATATATTCCTTTAATTGTTCCAGTCCCAAATCTAGAATATCTTGAGGCGAGTTGGCAACAGAAAATAATTTAGCGGTTGCTTTATTGACGCCAGCATCCGTTGCTTGTGCTGATAAAATGACCGCGATTAATAACTCAAAGGGAGAATGATAAACTAATTCAGTCGTTGGATGAGGATTTTGCTCACGAAAGCGTACAAAAATTTCTCGACGTTTTAGCTTATTCATAATTTTTTCGCTTTTACACGTGCCAATGCTTGTTGAATGTAGTCTTGCTTAGCCTGTATGTCTTGAGTTTTATCTGCTTTCAAAGCAAGTTGGCGTTTTTCTCTATAAGCTTGTTGCTTTTCATGTTCCTCGCGCAATAAACGGGTTTGTTTCGCATGAAAACGTGTGCGTGCCAAATCTTTATCGTAATGCACCTCAGGTAAAGTAACCATCTCAATGCAATCAACCGGACAGGGTGCGACACACAAACCACAGCCGGTGCATTCATGTTCGATTACGGCATGCATTAATTTGCCACTGCCAATGATTGCATCGACTGGACACGCTTTGATGCATTTGGTACAACCAATACACTCTGCTTCACGAATGACTGCAACCGATGGCGCTCGAGTCTTTGCAAGTGCGTCTGGCAAATAAGGAGTTGGGTCAACCTGCAATAATGCTCCTAGCGCTTTGACGGTGGCAACTCCTCCAGGAGGACATTTATTAATCGTGGTTGTCCCTTGAGCCAAGGCTTCAGCATAGGGTAAGCAACCAGGAAAATCGCATTCACCGCATTGAGTTTGGGGCAAAAGCACGTCAATTTCTTTAACTGAGGCCATTGTACACCTGTTTGGATTGCTCCAGCATGGCTAGTATTTTTTCCTTTTCAACACGCACCATTAAGGGCTGGAAAGTATTGAGATGGTGATTCAATAAGGGATGATCAAGTGCATCCCAAGTAAGCGGCGCGCAATTCAAAAAGTCTTCCGCGGCTTTTGCCATCAGCGGCAATACCGGCTTTAAATAAGTGATGAGGATGCGAAATAAATTAATTCCCATGGTGCAAATGTCTTGAACTTCAGATAAACGTCCTTCCTCTTTGGCCAAAACCCAGGGTTTATTCATATCAATGTACTGATTTACTTTATCGGCACAATCCATGATGTGGCGAATAGCGCGTGCGTAATCACGAGAAATAAAAGATTCGATGACCTCCGCACGCATTTCCAGCAGTTCTGCATACAGCTGCGGATCACTTAAGCGGTCACTGAGACGATTATCAAAGCGTTTATTAATAAAACCGGCACAACGACTGGCGATGTTGACCACTTTACCCACCAAATCAGCGTTGATGCGATTGATAAAATCATCAAAATTTAAATCCAAATCATCAACACGGCCATTGAGTTTGGCAGCAAAATAATAGCGAAGGTATTCAGGATGTAAATGGTGTAAATAAGTTCGCGCTTCAAGGAAAGTCCCACGTGATTTAGACATTTTTTGACCGTCAACAGTCAAAAAGCCATGGGTATAGACTGCTGTGGGCATGCGATGACCACTGGCAGCAAGCATGGCGGGCCAAAATAACGCATGAAAGTAAACAATGTCTTTACCTACGAAGTGGTACAATTCGGTTGCGGAGTCCTTATCCCAAAACTCACTAAAGGAGATATTCTTCTCGTCACAGTATTTCTTAAAACTGGCCATATACCCAATAGGGGCATCAAGCCACACATAGAAGTATTTGTCGGTAGTCCCAGGAATAGGAAATCCAAAATAGGGCGCATCGCGCGAAATATCCCATTGTTTTAATCCGGCGGCAAACCATTCATCCAGCTTGTTCGCTACTTCTGCTTGCAAGTGACCACTCCGGGTCCATTCTTTTAAGAGATGCTCATAACGAGGCAAATCAAAAAAGTAATGCTCTGAATCTTTTTCTATAGGTTTGGCACCAGAGATAGCAGATACCGCATCGATGAGATCCGTCGGGGAGTAGGTTGCACCACATACTTCACAGTTATCGCCATATTGATCTTTAGCACTGCATTTGGGGCATGTTCCTTTGACATAACGATCGGGCAAAAACATTTGTTTTACGGGGTCATAAGCCTGGCGTATGGTTCTTTTTATTATTGAGCCATTTGCTTGCAATGCCTCGTAAATTGCTGACGCCAATGCCTGGTTTTCTGGGGAGTGGGTGGTGTGATAGCAATCATAATCAATGGCAAAGGCTTTGAAGTCTTGTTCATGGCTTAACTTAATTTCAGCAGTCAACGCTTCTGGTGTAATCCCCAGTTGCTCTGCTTTCAACATAATTGGGGTCCCATGCGCATCATCGCCACAAATGCTGATGCACTCGATGCCCGACATTTTATGGGTGCGCACCCAGATATCCGTTTGAATATGTTCGACTAAATGACCAAGATGTAAATGGCCATTTGCATAGGGTAAGGCGCTGGTTACCAGCATTTTACGTTGTTTTGCCATCAATGAGTTACCTGCTAGTATAAAATGAGAGATTATAACGCATATGAGTGATAAATGCTGTAGGTAACTGAGTTATTGCTGGGGTCTTAATGATAGGCATGTTTTACTATCAGGCGCGTCATGCGCACGGCATTGGCGAATTTTAATTGGATTGCCGCCCTTTTGCGTGTACCAATAAAAAAACGCGGCCTAGGCCGCGTTTTAGCGTAATTTACAGTCAGTAGACTAGATATTGCTTGCAACCTTTTGTCCAGTTTGATGAGCATCTAAGTCCAGACCACCAAGCAAATCTTCTTCTGTTCGTTTTTTAGGAGCATCAGTAGTAGTTACACCAAGTGGTGGAAAGTGACGTACTGTTGTATCTTTCTCTTTCTTTTCACCTTTAGAAGAACCTAAAGTGCTGAGTGCGCTAGGAGAATTTGGTGTGAAAGGTGCTTCTTCCTGCTCATCATTTTCAATAGTTGAAGCGAGCGAAGAATATTGGCGTTTAGCACGAAACTCTTTACAACAGCCTGAAACCCATTTAGCAAAGT
Encoded here:
- the glmU gene encoding bifunctional UDP-N-acetylglucosamine diphosphorylase/glucosamine-1-phosphate N-acetyltransferase GlmU — protein: MNLQIIILAAGQGKRMYSSTPKVLHQIAGKPMLTRVVETAQQLNPDVIHVIYGHGGEQLKNSLPDLPVHWVYQAEQLGTGHAVMQALPFIPPQTQVLVLSADVPLIQANTLHALIECSNTANSYKSVLALLVAHLEDPSGLGRIIRDNQGEVSIIVEEKDANEQEKNIKEIYSGICCALSDDLASWLPKLGNDNAQSEYYLTEIIALAVASQTPIKTLSVKDSAEIQGVNNRLQLQQLERIWQVRHAEQLLQQGVMLADANRVDVRGELVCGKDVFIDINCVFKGKVVLGDGCSIGPNCVLTDVSLGAGCEIYANSVLEGCTIANDCTIGPFARLRTGTELAPHCKIGNFVETKKAVFDEGSKASHLSYLGDVTLGKQVNVGAGTITCNYDGVNKHKTIIEDGVFVGSDTQLVAPVTVGAYATIGAGSTIRKNVPPGELTLTESRQKTVYGWKRPVKK
- a CDS encoding VUT family protein, which codes for MNQSLPSQHSRCFLFLTVGVITSLILLINVSFKIVLIQGLIFSVNGLICPLIAGLYLLALRNCTIKEQRHMLNMSLMTLYLYCIGVYVLINLPAAEYMHDNSVYQIIFEDIPKKFFATTIAFALSFYLPHLLVYPKSSKSSPTPKQCMLLAVLGGISFFGLDFFLLFSGTHLQSFKLIFIDSLMITSLILLLIGVFYLTLLLKHQNLFFPDRGREELPLYHYFICIAIVVMLICLACEYRIVTIINKYMVLSASSLFFPITLVISTILGELWGYRVNLKLCLILIATQFTFDVLLMGLVALPSPTFFNLNPFYNYIMLKRLPTASLTLFIGFISNAMLLHYLKHSKWSFHRPLRILIANFCSTSLLCLIDYSLLFGGIYPYDQIINLVANVWHYKLFMALIFLPFILWFCAYMEKNKSLALQYD
- a CDS encoding SLC13 family permease, with the translated sequence MPAAILILFITLIGIAIRRMSHVIIPIWLITTVGAALALLLRQITPIQAIAAIEPEVMLYLFGVFFIAQAAEDSGYLEQLTDRIFFHAHTGKQALIVILFILGLSASLLMNDTIAIIGTPIILQLCQSHKKLIKPLLFALAFSITIGSTLTPIGNPQNLLIAVKGNMPSPFFQFIRLLALPTVINLIITYFFIYFLYREILNEPIEKPIPKSVNDHHTITLVRLSLIIFFFLISLKIIFESIQSPIHLNFSYLALISSLPIFFSKLRWELLKRLDWGTLIFFASIFILMQSVWDSGFFQTRINHAQLSVTAVPVILIISIILSQFISNVPLVVLYLPLLLHHCVSDSSLLALAAGSTIAGNLSILGAASNIIIIQNCEKRGVRGFGFFEFIKIGAPLTLVNILIYACFL
- a CDS encoding YiiX/YebB-like N1pC/P60 family cysteine hydrolase, which codes for MKESTRNTFINFILLKCYQFLSKEDNVTKRTYLYDFEQFTQEIKPGDVLLVESHTRMGNIIRLISESTWTHAALYIGRLEDITDPSLREIVQKNSPNLTSDQLIIESVLGEGTRISCVDEYKNDHIRILRPSLLLPEDKEKVIAAAIHKIGKYYSLRHLFDLARFIFPWSFFPRKWRSSLFQHNMLQPTEDICSSMIAYVFQSVNYPILPLIKKDKTGYALIHRNPRLYTPSDFDLSPFFDVIKYPILPLQKGQTYHDLPWKSQLISNDIEIVELKDKE
- the nth gene encoding endonuclease III; translation: MNKLKRREIFVRFREQNPHPTTELVYHSPFELLIAVILSAQATDAGVNKATAKLFSVANSPQDILDLGLEQLKEYIKSIGLYNSKAQNIIKTCALLVKKYDGQVPNGREELESLPGVGRKTANVILNTAFGEPTVAVDTHIFRVANRTGLAKGKTPLAVEKALVKNIDPEFLKDAHHWLVLHGRYVCTARSPHCKTCIIQELCEYADKNL
- a CDS encoding RnfABCDGE type electron transport complex subunit B, giving the protein MASVKEIDVLLPQTQCGECDFPGCLPYAEALAQGTTTINKCPPGGVATVKALGALLQVDPTPYLPDALAKTRAPSVAVIREAECIGCTKCIKACPVDAIIGSGKLMHAVIEHECTGCGLCVAPCPVDCIEMVTLPEVHYDKDLARTRFHAKQTRLLREEHEKQQAYREKRQLALKADKTQDIQAKQDYIQQALARVKAKKL
- the metG gene encoding methionine--tRNA ligase — translated: MAKQRKMLVTSALPYANGHLHLGHLVEHIQTDIWVRTHKMSGIECISICGDDAHGTPIMLKAEQLGITPEALTAEIKLSHEQDFKAFAIDYDCYHTTHSPENQALASAIYEALQANGSIIKRTIRQAYDPVKQMFLPDRYVKGTCPKCSAKDQYGDNCEVCGATYSPTDLIDAVSAISGAKPIEKDSEHYFFDLPRYEHLLKEWTRSGHLQAEVANKLDEWFAAGLKQWDISRDAPYFGFPIPGTTDKYFYVWLDAPIGYMASFKKYCDEKNISFSEFWDKDSATELYHFVGKDIVYFHALFWPAMLAASGHRMPTAVYTHGFLTVDGQKMSKSRGTFLEARTYLHHLHPEYLRYYFAAKLNGRVDDLDLNFDDFINRINADLVGKVVNIASRCAGFINKRFDNRLSDRLSDPQLYAELLEMRAEVIESFISRDYARAIRHIMDCADKVNQYIDMNKPWVLAKEEGRLSEVQDICTMGINLFRILITYLKPVLPLMAKAAEDFLNCAPLTWDALDHPLLNHHLNTFQPLMVRVEKEKILAMLEQSKQVYNGLS